A stretch of DNA from Lawsonibacter asaccharolyticus:
GGAGGTTTTCAGCATGGAAGAAAAATTGACACTGACGCAGGCTTGGGATAAGACCTTCCCCCAGAGTGAGAAAGTGGAGCACAGCAAGGTGACCTTCCACAACCGTTACGGCATCACCTTGGCGGCGGATGTCTACAAACCCAAGGACGCGGATGGCAAGCTGGCGGCCATCGCCGTGTGCGGACCCTTCGGGGCGGTGAAGGAACAGGCGTCCGGCCTGTACGCCCAGACCATGGCGGAGCGGGGCTTCCTCACCATGGCATTTGACCCGTCCTTTACGGGCGAGAGCGGCGGCCAGCCCCGCTATATGGCCTCCCCAGACATCAACACCGAGGACTTCCAGGCGGCGGTGGACTACCTCTCCCTGCGGGAGGATGTGGATGCGGAGAAGATCGGCATCATCGGCATCTGCGGCTGGGGCGGTATGGCCCTAAACGCAGCGGCCTTGGATACCCGCATCAAAGCGACGGTGGCCTCCACCATGTACGATATGGCCCGGGTGAATGCCAACGGCTACTTCGACGCCGAGAACAGCGAGTCCGCCCGATATGAGAAGAAAAAAGCCCTCAACGCCCAGCGGATCGAGGACTACAAAATCGGCTCCTACGCTCTGGGCGGCGGTGTGGCGGCGGAGGTGCCGGAGGACGCCCCCTTCTATGTGAAGGACTACCACGACTACTACAAAACTCCCCGGGGCTATCACCCCCGCTCTCTGAACTCCAACGGCGGCTGGAATGTGACCGGCACCATGTCTTTTATAAATCAGCCTATCCTGCGCTACAGCAACGAGATCCGCTCCGCCGTCCTTATCATCCATGGCGAGAAGGCCCACTCCTGCTACTTCAGTCGGGACGCCTATGCCGCCATGATGGAGAGCAACCCCAATCCGGAGAATAAGGAGTTGCTCATTATCCCCGGTGCGGTGCATACCGACCTGTACGACAAGCTGGATGTGATCCCATTTGACAAGATGGAGGATTTCTTCCGCAAGGCCATGGCGTAAGCAGGCGGGTCAAGCCTTTTCCATGAAATCTACGGCAAAGGAGCGCCCACGAAAATGACGCAGACGGTTCTGGCCTGGGTGATGACCTTTCTGATGCTGACCTCCTGCGGCACACAGCCTTCACCCGAGCAGCCGGACACAAACGAAACGGATGGTTCGATCCAGGCGGAACAAGATACCGCGGTCTCTTCCGATTCCGGTGGCCCAGAGGCAAGTAAGCCCGGATACACCTTTGATTTTGAAACTTGGACCGTGACCTTGAACAACGGCTATGAGATGCCCATTGCGGGCCTTGGCACCTACGCCCTCTCCGACGAGGAGTGCTATAACTCTGTGGCGGCGCTGCTGGAGGTCGGCGGACGGCTCATTGACACCGCCTCCTACTACGGAAACGAGGAGGCCGTGGGCCGGGCCATCCGGGACAGCGGGGTGCCCCGGGAAGAGATCTTTGTCACCACGAAGCTCTATCCCACGGAGTTTGACGACCCTGAGGGCGCCATCGAGGGCTGCCTGGAACGGCTGGAGATCGGTTACATCGACCTGATGCTCCTGCACCACCCAGGTACCGGGGATGTGGAGGCGTACCACGCCATGGAGCAGGCGGTGGCGGATGGGAAGATCCATTCCATCGGCCTGTCCAACTGGTACATCGAGGAGCTGGAGGTGTTCCTGCCCCAGGTGAACATCACCCCGGCTGTGGTGCAGAATGAGATCCACCCCTACTATCAGGAGCAGGAGGTGGTACTCTACATCCAATCCTTGGGGATTGTGGTGAACGGTTACTCCCCCTTCGGCGGACGGGGCCACACCAGTGAGCTGTTTGCCGACCCGGTCATCTCGAAGATCGCTGAGACCCACGGGGTCACCTCCGCCCAAGTGATCCTGCGCTGGAATATCCAGCGGGGCGTGGTAGTGAACCCCGGCTCCAGCAATCCGGACCACATTCAGGAGAACCTGGATGTCTTTGGTTTTACCCTGACCAGCGAGGAGATGGAACAGATTGCCTCGCTGGAGAGAGGAGAAAAACATGAGTGGTATTGATTTAAGCAACGGCCGCAATGGAAAGGCCCCGGTAATGAAACTCTCCAGCGGGTATGATTTGCCGGTGGTGGGCCTGGGCACCTACGCCCTCCACGGGAGCACCTGCGTGAACGCGGTGCGGACGGCCCTGGAGAGCGGCTATCGCCTCATCGACACTGCCTCCTTCTACGGCAACGAGCAGGAGGTAGGCGAGGGTGTCCGAGCCTCCGACGTATCGAGAGAGGAAATCGTGGTGCAGACCAAGCTCTATCCCAATGAGTACGGCCACGCAACTCAAGCCATTGACGAGTGTCTGCACAAGCTGGACATCGGCTATATCGACATCCTGCTCCTGCATCACCCGGCTTCCGATGATGTGGCCGCCTACCGAACTATTGAGCAGGCCATCCGGGATGGGAAAGTTCGCTCCGCAGGCATCTCCTGCTATTACATCCGGGAACTGGACGCCTTTCTG
This window harbors:
- a CDS encoding 2,5-didehydrogluconate reductase — translated: MSGIDLSNGRNGKAPVMKLSSGYDLPVVGLGTYALHGSTCVNAVRTALESGYRLIDTASFYGNEQEVGEGVRASDVSREEIVVQTKLYPNEYGHATQAIDECLHKLDIGYIDILLLHHPASDDVAAYRTIEQAIRDGKVRSAGISCYYIRELDAFLPKVEVEPVLVQNEIHPYYQDSPVVEHIQSKGIVVQGWYPLGGRGYTKPMLGNSVLREIAAAHGKSVAQVILRWNLQKGVAVIPGSSNPEHIRENISIFDFVLSQEEMARIAALNENEKHDWY